The Labrus bergylta chromosome 23, fLabBer1.1, whole genome shotgun sequence genome includes the window GCCACTGAGGCGATCGGACGCTGCTCCACCCGCCTGCGAGGTCCTCCCACTTTATTTCATTCTCGTCCTCGACCTCCAGCTCTGCGATCCTGAAAGAGGTTGTTTCATTTCAACACCTTTAGTTAGACAAACGTGCCACGGACATCCAATACCTGCGTATGGGGCTAAGGTCACTCATACGAGGTCGCCCGTACCTGTGTATGAAGTCGAGGTCGCCCGTACCTGCGTATGAGGTTGAGGTTGCCCATGCTCGTACCTGTGTATGAGGTTGAGGTCGCCCGTACCTGCGTATGAGGACGAGGTCGCCCGTACCTGAGTATGAGGTTGAGGTCGCCCGTACCTGCGTATGAGGACGAGGTCGCCCGTACCTGAGTATGAGGTTGAGGTCGCCCGTACCTGCGTATGAGGACGAGGTCGCCCGTACCTGAGTATGAGGTTGAGGTCGCCCGTACCTGTGTATGAGGTTGAGGTCACTCGTACCTGTGTATGAGGTCGAGGTCGTCAGTACCTGTGTATGAGGTTGAGGTCGCTCGTACCTGTGTATGAGGTCGAGGTCGCTCGTACCTGTGTATGAGGTCGAGGTCGCTCGTACCTGTGTATGAGGTCGAGGTCGTCAGTACCTGTGTATGAGGTTGAGGTCACTCGTACCTGTGTATGAGGTCGAGGTCGCTCGTACCTGTGTATGAGGTCGAGGTCGCTCGTACCTGTGTATGAGGTCGAGGTCGCTCGTACCTGTGTATGAGGTCAAGGTCGTCAGTACCTGTGTATGAGGTCGAGGTCGCTCGTACCTGTGTATGAGGTCAAGGTCGTCAGTACCTGTGTATGAGGTCGAGGTCGCTCGTACCTGTGTATGAGGTCGAGGTCGCTCGTACCTGTGTATGAGGTTGAGGTCGCCCGTACCTGTGTATGAGGTCGAGGCGTCAGTACCTGTGTATGAGGTTGAGGTCGCCCGTACCTGTGTATGAGGTCGAGGTCGTCAGTACCTGTGTATGAGGTTGAGGTCGCTCGTACCTGTGTATGAGGTCAAGGTCGTCAGTACCTGTGTATGAGGTTGAGGTCGCTCGTACCTGTGTATGAGGTCGAGGTCGCTCGTACCTGTGTATGAGGTCGAGGTCGCTCGTACCTGTGTATGAGGTCGAGGTCGCTCGTACCTGTGTATGAGGTCGAGGTCGTCAGTACCTGTGTATGAGGTCGAGGTCGTCAGTACCTGCGTATGAGGACGAGGTCACCCGTACCTGCGTATGAGGTTGAGGTCGTCCTCTTTCATCCACTCCGTCCCTCCGCTGTGTTTCCAGTTGAGGTAGTTCAACCATTTGGACCGACACTGTTTCTCTGAGCGCGTGCGGACCTGATCAGCCACCGTCGCCCAGGAAACGCCTCCTGTGACGGCTGACCCTGGTGTTACGCCCGCCATCTCATACACGACCTCGGCCAGacgcctctcctcctcctcgttccATTTACCTGATTTTAAAAAGACGACAGATACAATCTCGCCTTAAAtcaatccactgtcaaagtttCATCTTGAATTCTGATGTCATCTGTTGCTTCTGTACCTGTGTTACAGGTGTCCTTCATCAGTCGGCAGCGGTCTTTGACAGAAGAGGCGCTGCGACCCAGCGCGGCGCCGATAGTGGCCCAGTCGTTCCCGTGTTTCTCCCTCAACCTGCCTCAGAGATGAAGATTACATCAGAGTGAATCAAGAGATCAGGAAATGCTTAAAGAAGCAGAGAGGTGTTTGTCTTACGCTTTGAGCTTCTCTATCTCATCAGGAGTGTACCTATGGAACAAAAACACCAATACCTTTAGAAACTGAAGTTTGGATGTTTGTCACAATCTTTTCCTTGTAAACTTACTTTCCAACATGGTTTCTGTTGTCATACATTCGTAAAACTCGTCTGTAGACGGCAAACAGTGGCCGGTTTAAGCCTAAAGCTACAGAGCGGTAAAAatctttcctctcttctttgGACATCTCAAAAATTATCTCTGCAGGGTCGTCGATACCTCtaccctgaaacacaaaaacaaacgatCAAAGACCATAAAGATCATCTCCAGACCCGAACGTgatcagattttaaaacaaagagtTTCATACCTTCACGTATCTTTCTATGTTGCTCATCAGGACGTCGATCTCCTCTTTGGACCACATACCCTGCTTCCACTTatgacctgaacacacacacaggtacacacacacacagttacattcTACATCACTGCTTCCACTTatgacctgaacacacacacaggtacacacacacagttacattcTGCATCACTGCTTCCACTTatgacctgaacacacacagacttacattCTGCATCACTGCATCCTGTTGGTCAGTGtgtacctctgtgtgtgtacctgtgttggtcagtgtgtacctgtgtgtgtgtgtacctgtgttggtcagtgtgtacctgtgtgtgtgtgtacctgcgtTGGTCAGTGTGTACCTGAGTGTATGTACCTTTGTTGGTCAGTGTGTACCTgcgtgtgtgtacctgtgtttgtgtacctGAATTGGTCAGTGTGTACCTGAGTGTATGTACCTTTGTTAgtcagtgtgtacctgtgttaGTCGGTgtgtacctgagtgtgtgtacctgtgttggtcagtgtgtacctgagtgtgtgtacctgtgtgtgtgtgtgtgtgtgtgtgtacctgtgttggtctgtgtgcacctgtgtgtgtgtacctgtgtgtgtgtacctgtgttggTCAGTGTGTACCTGAGTGTGTACCTGAATTGgtgagtgtgtacctgtgttggtaagtgtgtacctgtgtgtgtgtacctgtgttggTCAGTGTGTACCTGAGTATgtgtacctgagtgtgtgtgtacctgagtgtgtgtacctgtgttggTCAGTAtgtatctgagtgtgtgtacctgagtgtgtgtacctgtgttggTCAGTGTGTACCTGAGtatgtgtacctgtgtgtgtgtgtacctgtgttggTCAGGgtgtacctgagtgtgtgtacctgagtgtacctgtgtgtgtgtacctgagtgtGTGCACCTGTGTTggtcagtgtgtacctgtgtgtgtacctgggtgcgtgtacctgtgtgtgtgtacctgtgttggacagtgtgtacctgtgtgtgtgtacctgcgtGTACCTGCGTATGCGTACCTGTGTATGTGAACCTGTGTTGGTCAATGTGTACCTGAGTATGTGTACCTGGGTTGGTCAgcgtgtacctgtgtgtgtgtacctgtgttggTCAGTGTGTACCcgagtgtgtgtacctgtgtgtgtgtacctgtgttggtcagtgtgtacctgtgtgtgtgtacctgtgttggtcagtgtgtacctgtgtgtgtgtgtacatgtgttggTCAGTGTGTACCTGAATTTGTGTGGACCTGTGTTGGTCAGTGTgtacctgaatgtgtgtgtacctgtgttggtcagtgtgtacctgtgtgtgtgtacctgtgttggtcagtgtgtacctgtgtgtgtgtgtgtacctttgttGGTCAgtttgtacctgtgtgtgtgtacctgtgtgtgtacctgtgtatgtgtacctgtgttggtcagtgtgtacctgtgtgtgtgtacctgtgttggTTAGTGTGTACCTGTGCATGTGTACCTGCGTGTGTGTACCTTTGTTGGTCAgtttgtacctgtgtgtgtgtacctgtataTGTGTACCTGAATGTgtgtacctgagtgtgtgtacctgagtgtgtgtacctttgttggtcagtgtgtacctgtgttgatcggtgtgtacttgtgtgtgtgtacctgtgttggtcagtgtgtacctgtgtgtgtgtacctgagtgtgtgtgtacctgagtgtgtgtgcctgtgtgtgtgtacctttgttggtcagtgtgtacctgtgttgatcggtgtgtacttgtgtgtgtgtacctgtgttggTCAGTGTGTACccgtgtgtgtgtacctgagtgtgtgtgtacctgtgtgtgtgtacctgtgttggtcagtgtgtacctgtgtgtgtgtacctgagtgtgtgtgtacctgtgtgtgtgtacctgtgttggtcagtgtgtacctgtgtgtgtgtacctgagtgtacctgtgtgtgtgtacctgtgtatgTGTACCTGTGTATGTGAACCTGTGTTGGTCAATGTGTACCTGAGTATGTGTACCTGTGTTGGTCAGTGGgtacctgagtgtgtgtatctgtgtgtgtacctgtgtgtgtgtacctgtgttgatcagtgtgtacctgtgtgtgtgtgtacctgagtgtgtgtgtgtacctttgttGGTCAgtttgtacctgtgtgtgtgtacctgtgttggTCAGTGTGTAcctatgtgtgtgtacctttgtAGGTCAgtttgtacctgtgtgtgtgtacctcagtgtgtgtacctgtgttggtcagtgtgtacctgagtgtgtgtacctgtgtatgTGAACCTGTGTTGGTCAATGTGTACCTGTGTTGGTCAGTgggtacctgtgtgtgtgtacctgagtgtGTACCTTTGTTGGTCAGTTTGTACCTGAGTGTGTGTACCTCAGTTTGTGTACCAGTGTTggtcagtgtgtacctgtgtgtgtgtacctttgttGGTCAGTGTGTacgtacctgtgtgtgtgtacctgtgttggtcagtgtgtacctgtgtgtgtacctttgttGGTCAgtttgtacctgtgtgtgtgtacctgtgctggtcagtgtgtacctgtgtgtgtgtgtacctttgttggtcagtgtgtctttgtcttctttggTGGTGAACCAGGCCTGGCTGACAGGTGACACGTCTGACTTCTGATTGGGCGAGAGAGAGTCCTCGTCCTCCTGAAGAATCTGGAGCACAAACATCGGTTAAACGGCGTAAACATCGAGAGTTGAAGAGAAGATTTAAGAAACGACTCGTCAGGTATCATTTAGGaaacgttttttaaatttagatcGAGGAAAATAAACGAAGAACACTTGACTGACTCTACCTGAATCTGAGCGACGCCCTCCTCAGAGAACTCGCCATCGGCTGTAGCCGTCATGGTTACCTCGAACCCTTCATCGCTCTCCGACACTGTGGcggtaaaaacaaacagaaaacatcagtttagtaaaagacagacacacccacatGTCACCTACAGCCAATGAGAGGCCGTCACTCCATCCTGTGGCTGACTGCCTACCATTGGCTGTAGGTGACATGTGGGTGTGGCCATGTTTGTCACGTGACGCTGAGTTAATAGAACGTCTGAACGCGGCGCTCACTCGGTAAGGTGACCACGGAGAACTGAGGCGTGTCCGAGTCTTCGTGTTCTTCAGTAGAGAGGCGGAGTTTCTTATGAAGCGGCGCCGCACAGTGGTCGTCTGCACAcggacacacaaacaggaagttacaACAACCTGAATATTGAACAGTCACTGAGTTCAACATCCCATAATAAGGTGTGAGGTGAACACACCGTGTGGAGGACAGTGCAGGATGATGCTTCCATCGCCGTCCGTGGTCAGCGTGACCGACTCCACGTTTGCTAACGCTGCAGCGTCCTCATCCTCTGCTGCTGAACTCATCCTGAACCAGAACACAGAACACCATCTCACACAGCCTTCACTCAAACTAAACCACTAATAGAAGCCCCTCCCACTTTAAGGCCTGGTCCCTTTTAGCCACTTGTTGTCGCTGCGTTCTGTCGCGACAGTCAAGATGTATTAAACGAAGATTAGTGAGTGGatcaaactgaagaaaataaaactgtcaACAAATAAAGAGTTTGTGATGTTCAGAATCATGATGTGAGCAcagagatgtttttatttcttatttatctctctctctctctctgtctctctctgtctctctctctctctctctatgtctttctctctctgtctctctgtctgtctctctgtctctctctctctctgtctgtctctctctctgtctctctctctctctgtctctctctctgtctctctctgtctctctgtctctctctgtctctctctctgtctgtctgtctctgtctgtctctctctctctctgtctctctctctctgtctctctctgtctgtctctctctctctgtctctctctctctgtctctctctctctgtctgtctctgtctgtctctctctctgtctctctctctctgtctctctccctgtctgtctgtctctctctctctctctctctctctctgtctctctctctctgtctctctccctgtctgtctgtctctctctctctgtctctctccctgtctgtctgtctctctctctgtctgtctctctctctgttctctctctctctctctctctgtctgtctctctctctctgtctctctctgtctgtctctctctctctctgtctgtctgtctctctctctctctctgtctctctctgtctgtctctctctctgtctgtctttctctctctctctctctctgtctctctctctctctctgtctctctctgtctgtctctctctctctctctctgtctctgtctctctctgtctctctctctctctctctgtctgtctctctctctctctctgtctgtctctctctctctgtctctctctctctctctgtctctctctctctctctctctctctctgtgtctgtctctctctctctgtctgtctctctctctctctctctctgtgtctgtctctctctctctctctctctctgtctctctctctctgtgtctgtctctctctctctctctctctctctgtgtctgtctctctctctctgtgtctgtctgtctctctctctctctgtctctcactgtcactgtcactgtctctgtctctctctctcggtgtctctcactgtcactgtcactctctctctctctgtctctctctctctctctctctctgtgtctctcactgtcactgtctctctctctcattctctctctgtgtctctcactgtcactctctctctccctctgtgtctctctctctctctgtctctctctctctctgtctgtctctctctctctatgtctttctctctgtctgtctctctctgtctctctctctctctgtctgtctctctctctctctgtctctctctctctgtctctctctctgtctgtctctctctctctgtctgtctctctgtctgtctgtctctctctctgtctctctctctctgtgtcctctcactgtctctctctctctctgtctctctctctgtctctctctctgtgtctgtctctctctctctgtctctctctctgtctgcctctctctctctctgtgtctgtctctctctctctgtctctctgtctctctctctctgtgtctgtcctctctctctctctctctctctctgtgtctgtctctctctctctgtgtctgtctgtctctctctctctctgtctctcactgtcactgtcactgtctctgtctctctctctcggtgtctctcactgtcactgtcactctctctctctctgtctctctctctctctctctctctgtgtctctcactgtcactgtctctctctctcattctctctctgtgtcctctcactgtcactctctctctccctctgtgtctctctctctctctgtctctctctctctctgtctgtctctctctctctatgtctttctctctgtctgtctctctctgtctctctctctctctgtcctgtctctctctctctctgtctctctctctctgtctctctctctgtctgtctctctctctctgtctgtctctctgtctgtctgtctctctctctgtctctctctctctgtgtctctcactgtctctctctcgtctctgtctctctctctgtctctccttctctgtgtctgtctctctctctctgtctctctctctgtctgcctctctctctctctgtgtctgtctctctctctctgtctctctctctctgtctNNNNNNNNNNNNNNNNNNNNNNNNNNNNNNNNNNNNNNNNNNNNNNNNNNNNNNNNNNNNNNNNNNNNNNNNNNNNNNNNNNNNNNNNNNNNNNNNNNNNNNNNNNNNNNNNNNNNNNNNNNNNNNNNNNNNNNNNNNNNNNNNNNNNNNNNNNNNNNNNNNNNNNNNNNNNNNNNNNNNNNNNNNNNNNNNNNNNNNNNagagagagacagagagagagagagagagagacagagagagagagagagaggagagagagacagagagacagagagacagagagagagagacgagagagacagagagagagagagagagagagagacagaagagacagagagacagagagagagagagagagagagagacagagagagactagagagagaagagagagagagagagagacagagggtgagagagagagagacagacgagagagacagagagagagagagagccaatCAGATCATTTAGCTGAGTCAGACCTCTACTCAAGTCAGAATGTCACAACCAATCATAGAGCATATCCATCAGAGTAATGAACaccccatgtgtgtgtgtgtgtgtgtgtgtgtgtttgtgtgtctctgtattttAAAGTGTGTAGCTCTCTCAGCAGCCCCAAGGAGGGCGCTTCAGCAGCCACAGGAGGGCGCTGTGAGTCTGTCCATCATCACATTCATGatgtttttccttcttcctcATATACCTCCTcgtctccttccctcctctatGCACTTCTTTCCTTCTTTGGCCTTCgctctcttcctttcttttcctcctgctATCCTTGTTTCCTTACCTTGTCTCTCGTTATCTTTCCTTAGTATCTCCtgttctttcctttttcctACTTTCTaaccttccttcctccctccctccctcccctccttccttccttccttttttcctttcttcctttcttccttccttccttctttccttccttcctccctccctccctcccttcctcccttcctcccttcctccttcccttccttccttccttcctttcttcctttcttcctttcttcctccctcccctccttccttccttcctttcttcctccctccctcacttccttccttccctccttccctccttccttcctccctccctcctttccctccttccttccttcctttcttcctccctcccctccttccttccttcctttcttcctctctccctctctcttccctccctcccttccttccttcctttcttcctctctccctctctcctccctccctttcctccttccttccttcctccctttcttcctccctccctccctccctccctttctccttctccaCTTCCTTTCTGCATCTCTGATTCTcgtcctctccctcccttttaTTTGTTACAGACCTCGTCTCCTCTTGGCCTGCTTTCCTTCTTTATTGTCTCCTCGCCTGATTTCCTTCCGTATATGAGcctctccatctttccctcATTAACtccaaatattctcatttcCGAGTTCCTAGTTTCTccgcctctcctcctcttcttcttgttctgtcCGGATTAATAATCGGACTCGGTCCGCTGATGGGTGGCCTAGTTTCTGCCTCTTATCGATCGCTCTTTTTCTTAATCGACGACCCATCATTCATCCTTCAGTCGGTGTAAAACAGAGcgggaaggggagagagaggctcTACTGTAgggttttattttcactttaaaatcgagtattattaaaaacaggaaTTATCTCGACTGTTTGCTGATTTTATTTAAACGCAGTTGAAGCACGAAGCTACTCTCGCTCGCTGCTTCACCAACTTGTTGACATGATGAAATGTCATTATTCAGAGAGGAGTCCCTGAACGCCTCGGTGTGATGTTACAGCTGGAAACACTAATGAGATTCAGTGTCAGACTTTTGCTATTTCAGGTTCTGAATCACATCCACAAGATTTTATCtgatttttcagatttttcataaaatcagataaaaacatcttttatatGAAAACCTGTGTAGCGCCTTGAGTTGCCACTAGGGGCTTGCTCTAAAAAGAAGTCACAACCTATAGAACCTgatgtttaaattaaagaagGATAAACACATTATGACTTCTtcctttgagtgtttttgtgatCCAGGAGCTGTTTCACCTCCGTCTACTTCACGCTGAACAGGGTCAGACTTTTCTTTAACCATCGAGTAACATTCAGTCTGAACGTGACTCCAGCAGGTTTCACCGTCtgtgcaaaataaaatacagttcaTCAGCTTCATACGTTCTTCTACAGTCACACCTGAGAAACCTCATGGATGCTAACGTAGCCTAGCTTAAGTTTGCTAAATAAGCTTTTCAAAGCTATGTTACATAAATAATGTTGACTTtgacatgacacacacacacacacacacacacacacacacacacacacacacacacacacacacacacacacacacacacacacacacacacacacacacacacacacacagctccttaGAAACAGTGTGTGCACAGCAGAGGGCAGTGTTTATTGTCAGTCCACTCTGCTGTCTCCATGGTAACATGCAACGTGGAGCCTCCAGGATTCTAACGGATTCATCACATtcttaggtgtgtgtgtgtgtgtgtgtgtgtgtgtgtgtgtgtgtgtgtatttgcacgCATGTTTCATTCAGCAGAGGCATGAACTTCGTCAGCAGGAGACCGAGGCTGCGTGTTGATTGGACTGTCATGAATATGAGATGTTCCAAACATGGgtgttgatgtttttcagtCTGAATGGAGAAGAACACATGCTgatgtgatgaaaacacaagaCTGCAGTTAAAACATCTGACAACATAAAGCTGCAACATAAAACATGTCCTGGTCTgggtgtttcagagtccttcatgttGACTGATGATGGTCAgggtgtttcagagtccttcatggtgactgatgatggtcggggtgtttcagagtccttcatggtgaCTGATGGTGGTCTgggtgtttcagagtccttcatggtgactgatgatggtctgggtgtttcagagtccttcatggtgaCTGATGGTGGTCTGGGTGTTTCAGAGTACTTCATGGTGACTGATTATGGTCTgggtgtttcagagtccttcatggtgactgatgatggtcggggtgtttcagagtccttcatggtgtttcagagtccttcatggtgactgatgatggtcttggtgtttcagagtccttcatggtgaCTGATTGTGGTCTGAgtgtttcagagtccttcatggtgaCTGATGATGGTCGGGGTGTTTCAAACATGGgtgttgatgtttttcagtCTGAATGGAGAAGAACACATGCTgatgtgatgaaaacacaagaCTGCAGTTAAAACATCTGACAACATAAAGCTGCAACATAAAACATGTCCTGGTCTgggtgtttcagagtccttcatgttGACTGATGATGGTCAgggtgtttcagagtccttcatggtgactgatgatggtcggggtgtttcagagtccttcatggtgaCTGATGGTGGTCTgggtgtttcagagtccttcatggtgactgatgatggtctgggtgtttcagagtccttcatggtgaCTGATGGTGGTCTGGGTGTTTCAGAGTACTTCATGGTGACTGATTATGGTCTgggtgtttcagagtccttcatggtgactgatgatggtcggggtgtttcagagtccttcatggtgtttcagagtccttcatggtgactgatgatggtcttggtgtttcagagtccttcatggtgaCTGATTGTGGTCTGAgtgtttcagagtccttcatggtgactgatgatggtcggggtgtttcagagtccttcatggtgtttcagagtccttcatggtgaCTGATGATGGTCTGGGTGTTTCAGAGTACTTCATGGTGACTGATGATGGTCGGGAtgtttcagagtccttca containing:
- the dmtf1 gene encoding cyclin-D-binding Myb-like transcription factor 1 isoform X2, with the translated sequence MSSAAEDEDAAALANVESVTLTTDGDGSIILHCPPHDDHCAAPLHKKLRLSTEEHEDSDTPQFSVVTLPMSESDEGFEVTMTATADGEFSEEGVAQIQILQEDEDSLSPNQKSDVSPVSQAWFTTKEDKDTLTNKGHKWKQGMWSKEEIDVLMSNIERYVKGRGIDDPAEIIFEMSKEERKDFYRSVALGLNRPLFAVYRRVLRMYDNRNHVGKYTPDEIEKLKALREKHGNDWATIGAALGRSASSVKDRCRLMKDTCNTGKWNEEEERRLAEVVYEMAGVTPGSAVTGGVSWATVADQVRTRSEKQCRSKWLNYLNWKHSGGTEWMKEDDLNLIRRIAELEVEDENEIKWEDLAGGWSSVRSPQWLRSKWWSIKRQVANHKEIPFSVLLKGLQELMASSQTSPGPGSPSSPSSLQIRLTRLEESGGSSPAPNSVAALQIPVQIPLQITHLASDSSAAANDSDTITLNAGALQTFEILPSFHLQPTGTPGTYYLQTSSNQGLPLSLSTGQGLPLSLANNGTVTLTTGSSPSSHEHIILHSLSTDGLCSGDGVIIQTVTSDPASSDTLSQSHMVIETEGRSQDDQLDATSLLEGSEGVVMETQEPMTDGFTEKELSSPSVDAPVVHSGITSGSTVLIVSPPNISSTLTDPILENQDGSD
- the dmtf1 gene encoding cyclin-D-binding Myb-like transcription factor 1 isoform X1; protein product: MEASSCTVLHTTTTVRRRFIRNSASLLKNTKTRTRLSSPWSPYRVSAAFRRSINSASRDKHGHTHMSPTANVSESDEGFEVTMTATADGEFSEEGVAQIQILQEDEDSLSPNQKSDVSPVSQAWFTTKEDKDTLTNKGHKWKQGMWSKEEIDVLMSNIERYVKGRGIDDPAEIIFEMSKEERKDFYRSVALGLNRPLFAVYRRVLRMYDNRNHVGKYTPDEIEKLKALREKHGNDWATIGAALGRSASSVKDRCRLMKDTCNTGKWNEEEERRLAEVVYEMAGVTPGSAVTGGVSWATVADQVRTRSEKQCRSKWLNYLNWKHSGGTEWMKEDDLNLIRRIAELEVEDENEIKWEDLAGGWSSVRSPQWLRSKWWSIKRQVANHKEIPFSVLLKGLQELMASSQTSPGPGSPSSPSSLQIRLTRLEESGGSSPAPNSVAALQIPVQIPLQITHLASDSSAAANDSDTITLNAGALQTFEILPSFHLQPTGTPGTYYLQTSSNQGLPLSLSTGQGLPLSLANNGTVTLTTGSSPSSHEHIILHSLSTDGLCSGDGVIIQTVTSDPASSDTLSQSHMVIETEGRSQDDQLDATSLLEGSEGVVMETQEPMTDGFTEKELSSPSVDAPVVHSGITSGSTVLIVSPPNISSTLTDPILENQDGSD
- the dmtf1 gene encoding cyclin-D-binding Myb-like transcription factor 1 isoform X3, which translates into the protein MEASSCTVLHTTTTVRRRFIRNSASLLKNTKTRTRLSSPWSPYRVSAAFRRSINSASRDKHGHTHMSPTANVSESDEGFEVTMTATADGEFSEEGVAQIQILQEDEDSLSPNQKSDVSPVSQAWFTTKEDKDTLTNKGHKWKQGMWSKEEIDVLMSNIERYVKGRGIDDPAEIIFEMSKEERKDFYRSVALGLNRPLFAVYRRVLRMYDNRNHVGKYTPDEIEKLKALREKHGNDWATIGAALGRSASSVKDRCRLMKDTCNTGKWNEEEERRLAEVVYEMAGVTPGSAVTGGVSWATVADQVRTRSEKQCRSKWLNYLNWKHSGGTEWMKEDDLNLIRRIAELEVEDENEIKWEDLAGGWSSVRSPQWLRSKWWSIKRQVANHKEIPFSVLLKGLQELMASSQTSPGPGSPSSPSSLQIRLTRLEESGGSSPAPNSVAALQIPVQIPLQITHLASDSSAAANDSDTITLNAGALQTFEILPSFHLQPTGTPGTYYLQTSSNQGLPLSLSTGQGLPLSLANNGTVTLTTGSSPSSHEHIILHSLSVNRRPLLRRRRHHPDRHF